One window of the Camelus ferus isolate YT-003-E chromosome 12, BCGSAC_Cfer_1.0, whole genome shotgun sequence genome contains the following:
- the TOM1 gene encoding target of Myb protein 1 isoform X2, whose product MDFLLGNPFSSPVGQRIEKATDGSLQSEDWALNMEICDIINETEEGPKDACRAVKKRIVGNKNFHEVMLALTVLETCVKNCGHRFHVLVASQDFVEGVLVRTILPKNNPPTIVHDKVLNLIQSWADAFRSSPDLTGVVAVYEDLRRKGLEFPMTDLDMLSPIHTPQRTVFSSETPSGQNSVGTDTSHRGDSSQHTAPLPASVLLPSDTPIVPTPEQIGKLRSELELVSGNVRVMSEMLTELVPTQAEPADLELLQELNRTCRAMQQRVLELIPRVANEQLTEELLIVNDNLNNVFLRHERFERFRTGQAAKAPSEAEAAADLIDMGPDPAATGSLSSQLAGMNLGSSSVRAGLQSLEASGRLEDEFDMFALTRGSSLADQRKEVKYEAPQATDGLAGALDARQQSTGAMGGSSEKSLSDWMIPVTQACLMEDIEQWLSTDVGNDAEESKGVTSEEFDKFLEERAKVADRLPNLSSPSAEGPPGPPPGTAPRKKTQEKDDDMLFAL is encoded by the exons AGAAAGCTACCGATGGCTCCCTGCAGAGCGAGGACTGGGCGCTCAACATGGAGATCTGTGACATCATCAACGAGACTGAGGAAGG TCCCAAAGATGCCTGCCGAGCAGTGAAGAAGAGAATCGTGGGGAATAAGAACTTCCACGAGGTGATGTTGGCTCTCACG GTCTTGGAAACTTGCGTCAAGAACTGTGGGCACCGCTTCCATGTGCTGGTGGCCAGCCAGGACTTCGTGGAGGGCGTACTGGTGAGGACCATCCTGCCCAAGAACAACCCGCCCACCATCGTGCACGACAAGGTGCTCAACCTCATCCAG TCCTGGGCTGACGCGTTCCGCAGCTCCCCCGACTTGACAGGTGTGGTCGCCGTCTATGAGGACCTGCGGAGGAAGGGCCTGGAGTTCCCCATGACCGACCTGGACATGCTGTCGCCCATCCACACACCCCAGAGG ACCGTGTTCAGCTCAGAGACACCATCAGGACAGAATTCTGTGGGCACCGACACTAGTCATCGAGGGGACTCCAGCCAACACACcgctcctctgcctgcctcagtCCTGCTCCCCAGTGACACACCTATAGTGCCGACCCCTGAGCAG ATCGGGAAGCTGCGCAGCGAGCTCGAGCTGGTGAGCGGGAACGTGCGGGTGATGTCCGAGATGCTGACAGAGCTGGTGCCCACCCAGGCGGAGCCTGCGGACCTGGAGCTGCTCCAG GAGCTCAACCGGACGTGCCGGGCCATGCAGCAGCGGGTGCTGGAGCTCATCCCCCGAGTCGCCAACGAGCAGCTGACCGAGGAGCTGCTCATCGTCAACGACAACCTCAACAACGTGTTCCTGCGCCACGAGCG GTTTGAACGGTTCCGAACTGGCCAGGCCGCTAAG gccccgAGCGAGGCCGAGGCAGCAGCTGACCTGATCGACATGGGCCCTGACCCAGCAGCCACCGGCAGCCTCTCATCCCAGCTGGCAGGAATGA ACCTGGGCTCCAGCAGCGTGAGGGCCGGCCTGCAGTCTCTGGAGGCCTCCGGCCGACTGGAAGATGAGTTTGACATGTTTGCGCTGACGCGGGGCAGCTCGCTGGCTGACCAACGCAAAGA GGTGAAATACGAAGCCCCCCAAGCAACAGATGGCCTGGCTGGAGCCCTGGATGCCCGGCAGCAGAGCACTGGAGCG ATGGGAGGCAGCAGTGAGAAGAGCCTCAGTGACTGGATG ATCCCCGTCACCCAGGCCTGCCTCATGGAGGACATCGAGCAGTGGCTGTCCACTGACGTG GGGAATGATGCGGAGGAGTCCAAGGGTGTCACCAGTGAAG AATTTGACAAGTTCCTGGAGGAACGGGCCAAAGTGGCCGATCGTCTGCCCAACCTCTCCAGCCCCTCGGCCGAAGGTCCCCCGGGCCCCCCTCCTGGCACCGCCCCTCGAAAGAAGACCCAGGAGAAAGACGACGACATGCTGTTTGCCTTATGA
- the TOM1 gene encoding target of Myb protein 1 isoform X4 → MDFLLGNPFSSPVGQRIEKATDGSLQSEDWALNMEICDIINETEEGPKDACRAVKKRIVGNKNFHEVMLALTVLETCVKNCGHRFHVLVASQDFVEGVLVRTILPKNNPPTIVHDKVLNLIQSWADAFRSSPDLTGVVAVYEDLRRKGLEFPMTDLDMLSPIHTPQRTVFSSETPSGQNSVGTDTSHRGDSSQHTAPLPASVLLPSDTPIVPTPEQIGKLRSELELVSGNVRVMSEMLTELVPTQAEPADLELLQELNRTCRAMQQRVLELIPRVANEQLTEELLIVNDNLNNVFLRHERFERFRTGQAAKAPSEAEAAADLIDMGPDPAATGSLSSQLAGMNLGSSSVRAGLQSLEASGRLEDEFDMFALTRGSSLADQRKEVKYEAPQATDGLAGALDARQQSTGAGNDAEESKGVTSEEFDKFLEERAKVADRLPNLSSPSAEGPPGPPPGTAPRKKTQEKDDDMLFAL, encoded by the exons AGAAAGCTACCGATGGCTCCCTGCAGAGCGAGGACTGGGCGCTCAACATGGAGATCTGTGACATCATCAACGAGACTGAGGAAGG TCCCAAAGATGCCTGCCGAGCAGTGAAGAAGAGAATCGTGGGGAATAAGAACTTCCACGAGGTGATGTTGGCTCTCACG GTCTTGGAAACTTGCGTCAAGAACTGTGGGCACCGCTTCCATGTGCTGGTGGCCAGCCAGGACTTCGTGGAGGGCGTACTGGTGAGGACCATCCTGCCCAAGAACAACCCGCCCACCATCGTGCACGACAAGGTGCTCAACCTCATCCAG TCCTGGGCTGACGCGTTCCGCAGCTCCCCCGACTTGACAGGTGTGGTCGCCGTCTATGAGGACCTGCGGAGGAAGGGCCTGGAGTTCCCCATGACCGACCTGGACATGCTGTCGCCCATCCACACACCCCAGAGG ACCGTGTTCAGCTCAGAGACACCATCAGGACAGAATTCTGTGGGCACCGACACTAGTCATCGAGGGGACTCCAGCCAACACACcgctcctctgcctgcctcagtCCTGCTCCCCAGTGACACACCTATAGTGCCGACCCCTGAGCAG ATCGGGAAGCTGCGCAGCGAGCTCGAGCTGGTGAGCGGGAACGTGCGGGTGATGTCCGAGATGCTGACAGAGCTGGTGCCCACCCAGGCGGAGCCTGCGGACCTGGAGCTGCTCCAG GAGCTCAACCGGACGTGCCGGGCCATGCAGCAGCGGGTGCTGGAGCTCATCCCCCGAGTCGCCAACGAGCAGCTGACCGAGGAGCTGCTCATCGTCAACGACAACCTCAACAACGTGTTCCTGCGCCACGAGCG GTTTGAACGGTTCCGAACTGGCCAGGCCGCTAAG gccccgAGCGAGGCCGAGGCAGCAGCTGACCTGATCGACATGGGCCCTGACCCAGCAGCCACCGGCAGCCTCTCATCCCAGCTGGCAGGAATGA ACCTGGGCTCCAGCAGCGTGAGGGCCGGCCTGCAGTCTCTGGAGGCCTCCGGCCGACTGGAAGATGAGTTTGACATGTTTGCGCTGACGCGGGGCAGCTCGCTGGCTGACCAACGCAAAGA GGTGAAATACGAAGCCCCCCAAGCAACAGATGGCCTGGCTGGAGCCCTGGATGCCCGGCAGCAGAGCACTGGAGCG GGGAATGATGCGGAGGAGTCCAAGGGTGTCACCAGTGAAG AATTTGACAAGTTCCTGGAGGAACGGGCCAAAGTGGCCGATCGTCTGCCCAACCTCTCCAGCCCCTCGGCCGAAGGTCCCCCGGGCCCCCCTCCTGGCACCGCCCCTCGAAAGAAGACCCAGGAGAAAGACGACGACATGCTGTTTGCCTTATGA
- the TOM1 gene encoding target of Myb protein 1 isoform X3 translates to MDFLLGNPFSSPVGQRIEKATDGSLQSEDWALNMEICDIINETEEGPKDACRAVKKRIVGNKNFHEVMLALTVLETCVKNCGHRFHVLVASQDFVEGVLVRTILPKNNPPTIVHDKVLNLIQSWADAFRSSPDLTGVVAVYEDLRRKGLEFPMTDLDMLSPIHTPQRTVFSSETPSGQNSVGTDTSHRGDSSQHTAPLPASVLLPSDTPIVPTPEQIGKLRSELELVSGNVRVMSEMLTELVPTQAEPADLELLQELNRTCRAMQQRVLELIPRVANEQLTEELLIVNDNLNNVFLRHERFERFRTGQAAKAPSEAEAAADLIDMGPDPAATGSLSSQLAGMNLGSSSVRAGLQSLEASGRLEDEFDMFALTRGSSLADQRKEVKYEAPQATDGLAGALDARQQSTGAIPVTQACLMEDIEQWLSTDVGNDAEESKGVTSEEFDKFLEERAKVADRLPNLSSPSAEGPPGPPPGTAPRKKTQEKDDDMLFAL, encoded by the exons AGAAAGCTACCGATGGCTCCCTGCAGAGCGAGGACTGGGCGCTCAACATGGAGATCTGTGACATCATCAACGAGACTGAGGAAGG TCCCAAAGATGCCTGCCGAGCAGTGAAGAAGAGAATCGTGGGGAATAAGAACTTCCACGAGGTGATGTTGGCTCTCACG GTCTTGGAAACTTGCGTCAAGAACTGTGGGCACCGCTTCCATGTGCTGGTGGCCAGCCAGGACTTCGTGGAGGGCGTACTGGTGAGGACCATCCTGCCCAAGAACAACCCGCCCACCATCGTGCACGACAAGGTGCTCAACCTCATCCAG TCCTGGGCTGACGCGTTCCGCAGCTCCCCCGACTTGACAGGTGTGGTCGCCGTCTATGAGGACCTGCGGAGGAAGGGCCTGGAGTTCCCCATGACCGACCTGGACATGCTGTCGCCCATCCACACACCCCAGAGG ACCGTGTTCAGCTCAGAGACACCATCAGGACAGAATTCTGTGGGCACCGACACTAGTCATCGAGGGGACTCCAGCCAACACACcgctcctctgcctgcctcagtCCTGCTCCCCAGTGACACACCTATAGTGCCGACCCCTGAGCAG ATCGGGAAGCTGCGCAGCGAGCTCGAGCTGGTGAGCGGGAACGTGCGGGTGATGTCCGAGATGCTGACAGAGCTGGTGCCCACCCAGGCGGAGCCTGCGGACCTGGAGCTGCTCCAG GAGCTCAACCGGACGTGCCGGGCCATGCAGCAGCGGGTGCTGGAGCTCATCCCCCGAGTCGCCAACGAGCAGCTGACCGAGGAGCTGCTCATCGTCAACGACAACCTCAACAACGTGTTCCTGCGCCACGAGCG GTTTGAACGGTTCCGAACTGGCCAGGCCGCTAAG gccccgAGCGAGGCCGAGGCAGCAGCTGACCTGATCGACATGGGCCCTGACCCAGCAGCCACCGGCAGCCTCTCATCCCAGCTGGCAGGAATGA ACCTGGGCTCCAGCAGCGTGAGGGCCGGCCTGCAGTCTCTGGAGGCCTCCGGCCGACTGGAAGATGAGTTTGACATGTTTGCGCTGACGCGGGGCAGCTCGCTGGCTGACCAACGCAAAGA GGTGAAATACGAAGCCCCCCAAGCAACAGATGGCCTGGCTGGAGCCCTGGATGCCCGGCAGCAGAGCACTGGAGCG ATCCCCGTCACCCAGGCCTGCCTCATGGAGGACATCGAGCAGTGGCTGTCCACTGACGTG GGGAATGATGCGGAGGAGTCCAAGGGTGTCACCAGTGAAG AATTTGACAAGTTCCTGGAGGAACGGGCCAAAGTGGCCGATCGTCTGCCCAACCTCTCCAGCCCCTCGGCCGAAGGTCCCCCGGGCCCCCCTCCTGGCACCGCCCCTCGAAAGAAGACCCAGGAGAAAGACGACGACATGCTGTTTGCCTTATGA
- the TOM1 gene encoding target of Myb protein 1 isoform X1 — protein sequence MDFLLGNPFSSPVGQRIEKATDGSLQSEDWALNMEICDIINETEEGPKDACRAVKKRIVGNKNFHEVMLALTVLETCVKNCGHRFHVLVASQDFVEGVLVRTILPKNNPPTIVHDKVLNLIQSWADAFRSSPDLTGVVAVYEDLRRKGLEFPMTDLDMLSPIHTPQRTVFSSETPSGQNSVGTDTSHRGDSSQHTAPLPASVLLPSDTPIVPTPEQIGKLRSELELVSGNVRVMSEMLTELVPTQAEPADLELLQELNRTCRAMQQRVLELIPRVANEQLTEELLIVNDNLNNVFLRHERFERFRTGQAAKAPSEAEAAADLIDMGPDPAATGSLSSQLAGMNLGSSSVRAGLQSLEASGRLEDEFDMFALTRGSSLADQRKEVKYEAPQATDGLAGALDARQQSTGAMGGSSEKSLSDWMVRQGMIPVTQACLMEDIEQWLSTDVGNDAEESKGVTSEEFDKFLEERAKVADRLPNLSSPSAEGPPGPPPGTAPRKKTQEKDDDMLFAL from the exons AGAAAGCTACCGATGGCTCCCTGCAGAGCGAGGACTGGGCGCTCAACATGGAGATCTGTGACATCATCAACGAGACTGAGGAAGG TCCCAAAGATGCCTGCCGAGCAGTGAAGAAGAGAATCGTGGGGAATAAGAACTTCCACGAGGTGATGTTGGCTCTCACG GTCTTGGAAACTTGCGTCAAGAACTGTGGGCACCGCTTCCATGTGCTGGTGGCCAGCCAGGACTTCGTGGAGGGCGTACTGGTGAGGACCATCCTGCCCAAGAACAACCCGCCCACCATCGTGCACGACAAGGTGCTCAACCTCATCCAG TCCTGGGCTGACGCGTTCCGCAGCTCCCCCGACTTGACAGGTGTGGTCGCCGTCTATGAGGACCTGCGGAGGAAGGGCCTGGAGTTCCCCATGACCGACCTGGACATGCTGTCGCCCATCCACACACCCCAGAGG ACCGTGTTCAGCTCAGAGACACCATCAGGACAGAATTCTGTGGGCACCGACACTAGTCATCGAGGGGACTCCAGCCAACACACcgctcctctgcctgcctcagtCCTGCTCCCCAGTGACACACCTATAGTGCCGACCCCTGAGCAG ATCGGGAAGCTGCGCAGCGAGCTCGAGCTGGTGAGCGGGAACGTGCGGGTGATGTCCGAGATGCTGACAGAGCTGGTGCCCACCCAGGCGGAGCCTGCGGACCTGGAGCTGCTCCAG GAGCTCAACCGGACGTGCCGGGCCATGCAGCAGCGGGTGCTGGAGCTCATCCCCCGAGTCGCCAACGAGCAGCTGACCGAGGAGCTGCTCATCGTCAACGACAACCTCAACAACGTGTTCCTGCGCCACGAGCG GTTTGAACGGTTCCGAACTGGCCAGGCCGCTAAG gccccgAGCGAGGCCGAGGCAGCAGCTGACCTGATCGACATGGGCCCTGACCCAGCAGCCACCGGCAGCCTCTCATCCCAGCTGGCAGGAATGA ACCTGGGCTCCAGCAGCGTGAGGGCCGGCCTGCAGTCTCTGGAGGCCTCCGGCCGACTGGAAGATGAGTTTGACATGTTTGCGCTGACGCGGGGCAGCTCGCTGGCTGACCAACGCAAAGA GGTGAAATACGAAGCCCCCCAAGCAACAGATGGCCTGGCTGGAGCCCTGGATGCCCGGCAGCAGAGCACTGGAGCG ATGGGAGGCAGCAGTGAGAAGAGCCTCAGTGACTGGATGGTGAGACAAGGCATG ATCCCCGTCACCCAGGCCTGCCTCATGGAGGACATCGAGCAGTGGCTGTCCACTGACGTG GGGAATGATGCGGAGGAGTCCAAGGGTGTCACCAGTGAAG AATTTGACAAGTTCCTGGAGGAACGGGCCAAAGTGGCCGATCGTCTGCCCAACCTCTCCAGCCCCTCGGCCGAAGGTCCCCCGGGCCCCCCTCCTGGCACCGCCCCTCGAAAGAAGACCCAGGAGAAAGACGACGACATGCTGTTTGCCTTATGA